The Bos indicus x Bos taurus breed Angus x Brahman F1 hybrid chromosome 15, Bos_hybrid_MaternalHap_v2.0, whole genome shotgun sequence genome includes a window with the following:
- the LOC113905276 gene encoding proteoglycan 3-like, translating into MKGCLVLLLLLLGTVSALYLEKDVPHLGDLETQADLSQDSEGSGGQEGELALSGEVLESGREEAEDTHDDEGASDPDDLDEDVQCPKEEETVQLLGSPECKTCRYRLVGTPRRFRKAQRVCRKCYRGNLASIHNFNVNLIIHRLSTTTNYGQVWIGGFIRGRLRCRRFFWTDGSYWNFAFWAAGQPRFGRGRCVALCTRGGHWRRASCKRRLPFVCSY; encoded by the exons ATGAAAGGCTGCCTGGTCCTGCTCCTTCTGCTGCTGGGGACAGTTTCTGCTCTCTATCTGG agaAGGATGTCCCCCATCTGGGTGATCTGGAGACACAGGCAGACCTGAGCCAGGACTCTGAAGGCTCaggggggcaggaaggagagctGGCCCTGAGTGGTGAGGTGCTTGAGTCGGGAAGAGAGGAAGCCGAGGACACCCACGATGATGAGGGGGCCTCAGACCCAGATGACTTAGATGAGGACGTGCAGTGCCCCAAGGAAGAGGAGACAGTGCAACTTCTGGGCAGTCCTGAGTGCAAGACCTGCCGCTACAGGCTGGTGGGGACCCCAAGGCGGTTTAGGAAAGCTCAG AGAGTCTGCAGGAAGTGCTACCGAGGCAACCTCGCCTCCATCCACAACTTTAATGTCAACCTTATCATCCATCGCTTGAGCACAACGACCAACTACGGACAGGTCTGGATTGGAGGCTTCATCAGAGGTCGG TTACGGTGCAGGAGATTTTTCTGGACTGATGGGAGTTACTGGAATTTTGCATTCTGGGCTGCAGGACAACCTAGGTTTGGGAGAGGCCGTTGTGTGGCCCTGTGCACCAGAG GGGGTCACTGGCGACGAGCTTCATGCAAAAGGCGGCTGCCCTTTGTCTGCTCCTACTAA